The DNA window CGCGTCTTCAACGCAATTCACCCGGACGCACACAGTTTAGCATGGACGATACACGATCGTACGACATTGCCTGGCTTCCCGGCGACGGCATCGGCCCGGAGGTAACGCGGGAGGCGCTCCGCGTGCTGGAGGCGGTGGGCTCGGCCCACGGATTTTCCGTGACGGCCACGGAGCACCGGATGGGAGGCGTCGCACTCGACGAGACGGGAATGCCGCTCCCTGACTCCACCCGCGACGCATGCCTGGAGAGTGACGCCGTCCTGCTCGGCGCGGTCGGCGGGCCGAAGTGGGCCGACAACACCGGCGACCAGCGTCCCGAAAGCGGTCTTCTTGCCCTCCGGAAGGCGCTCGGCGTCTACGCCAATCTGCGCCCGGTCCGCGTGCCGGCGGCACTGGCCGACGCTTCTCCCCTCCGTCCCGATCGCGTCGGCGGTACGGACATTCTGTTCGTCCGCGAGCTGACCGGCGGCATCTACTTCGGCACACCCGAGGGCCGCACCGACGACGGCGCCCGGAGCACGATGGCGTACTCGGACGATGAGATCGAGCGCATCGCCCACGTCGCCTTCCAGCGTGCCCGGCGGCGCGACGGAAACGTGACGTCCGTCGACAAGGCGAACGTGCTGGAGGTGTCGGAGCTGTGGCGCGAGGTCGTGACCGAGGTCCACGACGACTGCCCCGACGTGACGCTTCGTCACCTGTACGTCGACAACGCCGCGATGCAGGTGGTCCGCGACCCGCGGCAGTTCGACGTGGTGCTCACCGGCAACCTCTTCGGCGACATTCTCTCGGACCTCGCGGCGGCCCTCCCCGGCTCGCTGGGGCTTCTGCCCTCCGCCAGCGTCGGGGGCACGGTGG is part of the Salinibacter ruber DSM 13855 genome and encodes:
- the leuB gene encoding 3-isopropylmalate dehydrogenase, which encodes MDDTRSYDIAWLPGDGIGPEVTREALRVLEAVGSAHGFSVTATEHRMGGVALDETGMPLPDSTRDACLESDAVLLGAVGGPKWADNTGDQRPESGLLALRKALGVYANLRPVRVPAALADASPLRPDRVGGTDILFVRELTGGIYFGTPEGRTDDGARSTMAYSDDEIERIAHVAFQRARRRDGNVTSVDKANVLEVSELWREVVTEVHDDCPDVTLRHLYVDNAAMQVVRDPRQFDVVLTGNLFGDILSDLAAALPGSLGLLPSASVGGTVGLFEPVHGSAPDIAGQDVANPTAAILSAALLLDEVGETAAADAVRHGVDAALDAGFRTADLAADNEEDASTSAFGREVATRAADSVPQNAPTP